One Aethina tumida isolate Nest 87 chromosome 5, icAetTumi1.1, whole genome shotgun sequence genomic window carries:
- the LOC109593937 gene encoding protein BCCIP homolog — MAGSSKKSKKTEDSDVDQYSSADEESEEGTYHGQQEIQATFEGRNPEGQDFHGIKQLLLQLFLKAHVDLSQMTDLLIAQNGIGSVLKQSCNDSDDEDDIDMVEESDVFGITSVLALTLNKDSSCVSHLFQLLQDVGQKYANAETQENIKNILQPNNNIGFLINERFVNIPAKISSVMLTSLHDEIERMKRKNPGYNFKYFIMICKTYKPKGESQEIYTNDEEEIFAKKAFVNFEFNVENEADSGLGGKWLSEDKQVTPFRRVLIFKAEHFKSIIDEVTAFVQ; from the exons atgGCAGGTTCATCTAAAAAGAGTAAGAAGACTGAAGACTCAGATGTTGATCAGTATTCGAGTGCTGACGAAGAAAGTGAAGAGGGAACTTATCATGGACAACAA GAAATTCAAGCAACATTCGAGGGTAGGAACCCGGAAGGTCAAGATTTTCACGGCATCAAGCAACTGCTCCtccaattatttctaaaagcaCACGTTGACTTATCCCAAATGACTGATTTGCTGATCGCCCAAAACGGCATCGGTTCCGTCCTGAAACAGAGCTGCAACGACAGCGATGACGAAGACGACATCGACATGGTCGAAGAGTCTGACGTTTTCGGCATAACAAGCGTTCTCGCTTTGACCTTAAACAAAGATTCGTCCTGCGTCTCCCATTTGTTTCAGTTATTGCAGGACGTTGGTCAGAAATATGCAAATGCGGAAACTCaggaaaatatcaaaaatattctgCAGCCTAATAACAATATTGGATTTCTGATTAACGAGCGATTTGTTAACATTCCTGCCAAAATTTCTAGTGTAATGTTAACTTCGTTACATGACGAAATTGAACGCATGAAGAGGAAGAATCCAGGctacaatttcaaatatttcattatgatATGTAAAACTTATAAACCTAAAGGAg aaTCCCAAGAAATTTACACAAATGACGAGGAAGAAATTTTCGCCAAAAAagcatttgttaattttgaatttaatgtagaAAATGAAGCGGATTCTGGATTAGGTGGAAAATGGTTGTCTGAGGATAAACAAGTTACGCCATTCAGaagagttttaatttttaaagcagaacattttaaaagtattattgaTGAAGTTACAGCTTTTGTACAATAG